A stretch of the Uranotaenia lowii strain MFRU-FL chromosome 3, ASM2978415v1, whole genome shotgun sequence genome encodes the following:
- the LOC129756331 gene encoding LOW QUALITY PROTEIN: GILT-like protein 2 (The sequence of the model RefSeq protein was modified relative to this genomic sequence to represent the inferred CDS: deleted 1 base in 1 codon), which produces MNYRNRKPSPPMAFVFFFFSMAIIFSLSTGEQQIDSTSTPGDDKLQVTVYYEALCYDSIQFITNQLAPSWVKRRGNWMDLKLVPFGKAYIDDSNADNPRYYCQHGQRECQLNILHGCVLDKLTLDQAFPVIACLMRGFRTSFDECIKNHTDVKADIESCAEGKRGAALFKQAETDTNLVATPLSFVPSIEVNYVFDYYDQDRWLNRFDHSFQQDFKNKFKKSLV; this is translated from the exons ATGAACTACCGGAACCGGAAGCCGTCACCACCAATGGCGttcgtcttcttcttcttctcaatggccATTATTTTCTCATTATCGACTGGTGAGCAGCAGATCGATTCCACGTCGACCCCCGGAGATGATAAATTACAAGTGACGGTTTATTACGAAGCCCTCTGCTATGATAGCATTCAATTTATCACGAATCAACTGGCGCCCAGCTGGGTCAAACGTCGCGGCAAC TGGATGGACCTCAAGCTGGTGCCCTTCGGGAAGGCTTAC ATCGATGATTCCAATGCGGACAATCCGAGGTACTACTGCCAGCATGGACAGCGCGAGTGTCAGCTGAACATTCTGCATGGCTGTGTGCTGGATAAGCTGACGCTGGATCAGGCCTTCCCGGTGATTGCCTGTCTGATGAGGGGCTTCCGGACGTCCTTTGATGAG TGCATCAAAAATCACACAGACGTGAAGGCCGACATTGAAAGCTGTGCCGAAGGAAAACGTGGAGCTGCTCTCTTCAAACAGGCAGAAACAGATACCAACCTGGTGGCAACTCCTCTGTCCTTTGTTCCATCTATCGAAGTCAActat GTCTTCGACTATTACGATCAAGACCGTTGGCTGAACAGATTTGATCACAGCTTCCAGCAAGACTTTaagaacaaatttaagaaatcaTTGGTGTGA